The Vanessa atalanta chromosome 2, ilVanAtal1.2, whole genome shotgun sequence DNA window AAAAGTGaagaatagagagtgcacctgcgTTTTGCACACACTTCTGCACTATAATATCTTCTGCGCAGATGAGTATAGTCTCCGTTGAGAACGGTTCCTGTGACCTAAAAAGGGATACATCATTATCATAACACTGAACTATCAAATCATCACTGGTGTTAGTTATTGGCATCTCAGCCtatcaataaattcaaatttcatctTAAAACATTGACAAAAAACGCTTATTACtctttaaaatactatatatatataacaaaagtagtgttcgttgattttcatgcagaataaattaatttgtttaattaccacattatctgtttaaaataatactcaaGTTTTTCGTCGGGTTTCATTCGTTGATAGTGGTACCACTCACTTCTTATATAATCTACCACCAAatggcaatacttagtattgttgtgttccgaatCGAAGAGTGAGTGAGgtacaacggacataacatcttagcttctaAGGTcgatggtgcattggcgatgaaaggagtgataaatatttttccagcgccaatgtctttggacagttgtgaccacttaccatcaggtggccaatttcaCGTCCTTTAGAACAAAAAAGTATCCTGGGTTGAATCTAAATTCAAAACTGGTGTTAGTTTTATATTCGATTTGTTAGAAGGCGATtctaattttcttataaaagcCGATAAATATAGAATACGTATTTCGatgttgattatttaattgttataattttttttgttgcttgataaaattttactaacctACATTAGCAATAAGCGTACTCTGGCTATAATCATAATTGAATGTACCTAATTATATccgatgtaagtattaatatattttataagtggaCGTGTATAATTCTgctgaataatgttttatttagattagTACGCACTCAAGCCAAGTTGCGCCCAGGAGCCGTGCGACACCTCTCCCGTCACCAACGACTCACACTGGCTTCACTTGCGCTCGTAGACTTCATGAGTTTCTGCTCAATGAGCATCATGGCGCCATTTTTCCCCAGAGAAGCCACCGATAAGGGATTAACAGAGACGATGTGCGGTATAGTCTTCAGTTTCTACGCCGTCGTTATGTTTCTCACTTCGCCCTTTTTTGGTAAATATGTAAGTTTGTATTTGAAcacattaaacatattaaaaactttttttggtTCTACGTGAACGTTACGttcaaacttttaataattcacTTCTGCCGCtattacaaagaaaatttaaacacTTAATGTCCGTCTTGAAATACTCAATCattgtctatttataaaataatcttaaatcatAAGGGTGAAAGTGTATCTGCTCTTGTCCACCCATTTATAACgggaaattaaatttataaattgttctttctatatgtaatatatttttaattgttattgaatgtaactttatatttgtttgatatcAAGTATTTCTGCGTAATTGTAAGTGTACCATATCAAATTACTCGTACCTACCTATACATTAACTAAATCAAGAAATGATTTCCctgttaataaatacaaaaaaaacaaaacttattttatttacattatttaaaaattgaatgaattaaagataaattctaTTTGTCGTTTATTTACAGTTACCGAAAATAGGAGCTAAGTTCATGTTTACTGCCGGTATGTTTATCGCAGGATCGTGTAATGTTCTATTTGGGTAAGTCCCTtatctatacatttattttttgataaattttaaactaacaaaTTCAGTGTATAAAATTCAGTCTAtaacaaaaatcaaaaactgactttttattataagcaaaaacattattatatgtacatacctaCTTGTGCATTcaaattttttacatttgtgtAAAACTGCAGTAGTTTCCctacaaatgttatttaaatattttattattttttacgcaATCTTAACATTTTTAACTAAACCTCACTATCACTATCGGATACAAGCTTGAGGCATATTCTAGCACGATAACACTGCGAATGAGTAGACCTGTTTActaaagctaaaataaaaaagcaacagCCCAGTTAGTCCCTCTGCTGGGTTAAGGTATGCCGTCAAGTGTCCAGTCCagttcaccgccgaacacgaaatgaaattttaacataatttaagtacatgaaaattcagttccAGCCTAGGTTCAACCTATATACGGTAAAATTCGGGTGTCCTCACTGACTCCTCACTGGtctgcaataatataatatgtaaatatttattttcagaacTTTAGTATTAATAGAAGACACCACGACATTCACCGTACTCTGCTTTATGGTGCGAGGCATGGAAGCTCTAGGCGCTAGTGCATATTCGACCGCCAGCTACGTCTTCGTGGTGAATGCCTTCCCAGATAATATTGGATCAGTTCTTGGCATATTGGAGACATTTGTCGGCCTGGGTATGTCCGTTGGACCGGCGATAGGAGGCTTATTGTATTCGGTATGGATTTGGCTAAATTCTGTGCCGtctgcttttttttattttttaggtctttatatttttaaaatagtcatTCAGGTATAGGCaagtaaagtattaaataaataaatcttctttattttttttaattgtcaacaTTTTATTGAGAGgtggaaatatattatttccctTGATGTGTTTCATTTAGACCTACATACAGGCTATTGGTGTAGGTTAATTTAGAGcaaactaacaaaatattttgatttccttAACTAAagctatttatgtattaaatttttcctTTACAGCTccgaaaaatgtttaaaataataatgtttcagaTAGATCGGAGGATTTGGATTACCATTTTACAGTTTAGGAATTGTGATGGTTTTAACTGTACCCATAAATTTCTTTTTACTCACTGACTGTGACGGTACGTAAACCGCATACaatttgatttcaaatataaagtaaCATCGAAATAGTCTAAAGATATGTAATATGATATTTCAGAATACGTGTCTGGTTCGAAAACGGCTTCGATTCTCCGATTGTTCAAGATTCCGTCAATAATCATCACTGGTTTGGTGATAGTCATCGTCTCAAACACGTGGGCCTTCCTCGATCCGACCCTTGAGCCTCATTTGCGACAATTTGGACTATCGACAAAACAAATAGGACTTATATTTCTCTTGTTTTCCAGTTTGTATGGAATATTTAGTCCAATTTGGGGATGGGTCGCCGATCGGTAAGCTCGATCGCAGTTTAcgaccatttatttattttataaaataaaaatataatctcttaTTCACATGACAATTATGAATTttgttaatgatatatttttaacaattcattatattttccaGGGTTCACAGTCATTGGTGTATGATGGTGTGGGGCTTGATTCTTTCTTCAATCGGCTTATTACTTCTCGGACCATGCCCATTCATACCCGGACTCCCGCAGTCAGTATCACCGCATAAATATAAGactgtaactaaaaaaaaatttgttaacgttttgttttttacagGGATTTATGGTTGGACCTGGTTGCCTTGTCTATACTGGGAATGTCAGTAGCATTAACTTTGCTACCAACTTTTCAAGGCGTATTAACCAGTTCTATGTTAGTAAGCATAAGCATGTCTCAAAAACAGCGTACTTAATATTCATGGATACGCCTTAtcgttatatttcaatttatagatATGAAGGTGGTTGTCCTGAAGCACTTGCAACGTATAGTGCAGTGGCAGGCGTATGGTCATGTTGTTATTCCTTGGGAGAAGTCTTAGGTCCGGCACTAGGCGGAGCGCTGGCACAACAGTATGGCTTTCCACTCTGTGCCACTCTTTGTGCCGCTGCCTGCTTTACTatggtaatatttaatacatttcataatttatttatatttttattatcaaagtatTTCACTGTACAAGTATTTCATTGAGCATTGCTCTATCACTACATatcttttttaaagtttaatatttatctttttaattatttttaggctATTGTGACGCTTACATTTTTCTCTTTGCGAGAATCTTCGAAATGGATAGAAGCCGAATCAGAGTCAAACTCAATCCCATACACCGATACAACTTGGAATAGCAATCAGTTCTGTCGAACACAAAGTGCACCAGAAAGCCGATTTGCAGAGAGCTCACCGCTCATTCCACCATGCTCATGTTCCTCCAGGACtggtattatattactttacaatAGCTATCCATATTATTAATGTGATATATTTGATGTCAAttacatataagtttttttttttgtagcttACTACGTGTTTCAAACTTCATCATCTAAGCAAGTTTGCTTCATGcataacaaaagtaaaaaaagtggTTCAGCCAGCATATCCGATATAATtgcatactttttaaaattccaaTATATGACagatatttatgtaagaataaGAAAAGCGAAGGCAAAGAAAACTAGAGCTAATATCGTAAGTAGTAATGAAGAATTATACCAAAATTACCTAGAAAATTGTGATGAAACTGACTGTCCTCAACATTCAAATGCAACTGACAGAAATGAGGGCGAAGCAGAATTAAATGTGAACAACAATGTCATCGAAAACGGTCCAACTCAAAACGGTGAAAATAGTTATTGTTCGTATTtagataaaactatttttggttCAGCCATAATGAAGatgaagaaagaaaatattataattaagagaaATAATAAAGGTCTCGTTGCGAAACTGGTGACGTTTGAAGAAGACAAACGACCTTCAGACGAGATCTTAGAAAATAATCTccaaaaagtacatttttatgaACAGAGTCCTGAATGTACTACACttgaagatatttttgtaagtatacgaataataatacatatatacacaattaCACATACACCCTGAAAACTCGAAAAAATGCgtgaaaactgtttttttttgtactttccGGAGTTCTCATTAACAACCAGTTGGTTGATaagattttaacttttaacagtgtatataagtaaatgatGTTAATTTTTTCCACGTAGCGCATATTTTAGCACCAATTAAATCATTTACCTTGCTCCTAAGAAAGCCTATACTATAATAGTCTTGGCCAATAGAGGAGGTTTCTAAAGAGCGTTGCGTTTTCTCagtttttgatgatattttatgCAGTATTTTTCAAGACTTAACCAAGTCAATTAAGCGGATAGCAATCAAACTCaggtttcatttaattattgattctGAATTAATAGTAACAATCCATTACTATgtcctataataattaaaaaatatataaagcacaTTTAGCGAAATTCGAAGAATACAAAGCAACCTTAGATGTTAACTGTATTTTAGCTTCTCaagaactattttataaaataacgatatctTAAAATGGTccgttttgatttatttgaaaattttttcacttttcatttccacatatatgtatgtacgtacgaaAACTGCTTTAAACAATTATACTAGTATATTATCCAAATAAGGGcatcatattattatcaaaaatcgGTGATATAGGTCGTTCAAAAGTTTTACGGTTGTTACTCCTCTAACTCTACTCATGTTacgatgaaaaatataatagtgaATAGCCTGTGTTGGCTATGAAAATACTGTCCAAATGCCGTACATAAAGTGCGTGTCTGAAGCCACGAAAATTTCAGGTATTTCTTCGCGTTCCTTACCCGCATTTCATTTTCATgctgattttatttacaatgaccggcaatattgtatttcaatattttttcttgttacCTGTACTCcacaaattatgaaaatatgtacCATTGTAGTTGGCACTTGCATGAAGGTTTTGGCATAGCGTTACTAAAGGTAGCGATTAAATCATATCGGatgagttttttataaaaatatgaaaaaggtTTTGCAACACGTGTAACATTAGCTTGTGTATAATGTGAAAACACATCCACAAGTACCCAGAGATCAACaggtattatatactattagtGCAAAATGTCTTACGTATAAATAGAAGCCAATGAAATTGACTATCGCTTGCTGTTATTCGTATTATAGAACCTTCGGCAATGGAATGTATCTATAACATAATATTCTTCATTTATACATCAAATGTAGGTACTTTCATGCAAGGATTATACTACTTTTACTTTACTgctgttatatatttaagatatttatagacAGACCACATAAAACTTtgcgttccatttttaaattttatttatatatttaaatcaaattaaaactttgaatataaaaaaaaccgcatatTGTTGACAGGAATTTGACTGTCAACCTACAGTATAATCTTTCTCCTATATTTTCTACCGCTTCTGTCCAAACCAATCAATGTGCATATATAGGTACTTAAGTTTACTTTGAAagcattcataaataaataatacgacaTTAAGACTTCTTGTAACATTTGGAATTTTAATTCTTACCTATGTACTTTTGTActttttcttacaaaaataaatctaactAGGAACCAATACTACAAATTTATAACTATTACAATAAGTTTCCATCAAATTTTGACCGAACCATAACAGGATTAACCGTTGAGTTAATACAATAGGCAAACGGCTAAACGGCAACGATTACGTTTTGATTCGATTGCATTATAAAAATTTGTTCTAATTCCAGTACAAGCTAGAACAattattctactaacaaattaagTCTAAAGTCAAAAACAAAGTAACAAATTAAGTCGAAAGTCCCTGAGTCAGAGACAGCTTTAGTTATTGCACTTAGACAGTTTTTTATGTTGGGTTGCACCCGATTTTTGTGGGTGACCAGGATCTACatcataaattacattacattaacaacctgtaaatttcccactactgggctaaggcctcctttcccttggttttgctccaatgcgggttggtggaataacatgtggcagaattttggtgaaattagacacatgcaggtttcctcacgatgttttccttcaccgccgaatacgagatgaatttgaacacaaattgagcaaatgaaaatttagtggtgcatgcctgggtttgaacccgaaatcatcggttaagatgcacgcgttctaaccactgggccatctcggctacatCTACATCatgttcattattaataaaaaaaacattatataaccgATGGACCTGGAATAAAATCACATAATAATGATTGACATTCTTTTAGGATGGTTGTGACTGCAGAGACGAAGTTACATATGTAAGAGGAACTGTTACTCTTTCTTCAACAGGAGCCTgtgaagtataaattaataaataactttttgaaatatatgaaaataagtatttgaaaaCCAGAAACCGAATATGTTTAGTTCATAAGTgttttatagttaatttaactcattaattgtaattttaaattctgatttataaattaataaaaataactttaaatttttaatgaagtattttttttatgaatcgtGCCCTGGCGTATTCgaatagcaaaaatattttccaaatcgCACGTAGCGTACTAGGGTTTTAGAAGTTAGAAGCGGTGTCTGATTCTATTTCTCACAAAGGGATGAAAAGTGAAGTTCAAAGTTTACTGCGCCCCTTTTCCTTGTATACCAATGTGTGCGTTATTTTCCCAAGTTATAACTGAAAGAGAGACTGCCACGTAAATGATGCTACCCTAGTGTATTCGACCTCTGTTGACGATTTCTTGACGTTTTCTTGATTCCTGAAGGCTTTTTGACCACTGTCCAGTCACTATGGGGAAAATTGATGATGCGTTTGACATGAAAACTGGTTATTCTCCTTCAGCGAATAAAGAGGCTACGTAGAGTGTTTGCTACGAGGCTACGACCTATTGAAAACATGGACACCAGGAAAACATAAAGGCTGAGTGGTATAGGGGGTAACTTAAGTGAAAatagtattatagtattttataataattgtagaatTTATTAAGGACTTTTTTAATAAGCAGTAACACCCATTCTTTATTTGTGgcgatattttatgtttatattagccatgtttctaaatatattaaattaaatatcgctACTATCATTTCGAAAGGTCTGTAAATATTAAGtttcaataaactaaaaataattttaaaaaatattattgtattatttatatatttgtaaatttgatttaattaaaaaaataaggtaatCATTGATTCTAAAAACATAggataattgtttttatgttattttaataaattacagtccgaactttttataaattttatttttaagccttGGGCTAGTTTCTaaagtcattataaataattgtaggctcataaataattatttattataaagctcgaaataattgtaatgcttaatatgaatttgtatgaaatgaaaatattacaagcattatatttaaaacattgtcgTCATACTCCCGACACATACAACTACATTCTGTATTGAAGGGGTGATTTTTGAGGGTGAGTAGGGCGTGACGGTGGGGAAACTCGTAAGTGGGACGGCCCTCTTTGTATTAAAAGGAAATCGATACAGCTATCTATCCCTTTCTAGCTACGAAATATCTCTTCATTTCTATGATATCCTGGTAAGTACTACGAAGGGTGAAAGAAAATCCTATAAAAGGGGTCGCGAATTCGAcggtgttataatataaatcaaatttaaaatcaaagttcGCAATCCTTGTAATTATTAacaacacgttttttttttaatttaaagcaaaacTTATTGGGTGATCAAATTAAAACTCATAaacatatacgtatattattatatgtctgAGATAAATCGAGATAACAAATTGTTTACATAGCAGAAGAGAATCGCAAATTAAAACCACGTTTTTATTTGTACAGAACGTGACTTGCTTATCATCTAATAATTATGCAATAACAGCAGGAACAGACGCCCATTGAATCGATTTCAACTAATTGGTCCATGCTCTCATTTGCGTTCATGTCACATTGTGATATATCGTGGAACAATAACGAACGTGACCAATACTCGCAaacataatttactaaaaacaaaaaaaaacccaagAAGAAAAAAAACGGTGATGAAATTTCtactaataatttgtttaatatgtgtAACCTCCGCCAAGTCGAACGACAGCGAAACATCGACCGAAAAAAAATGTGAAGGGATACACGTTCACGACAAATTTCACAAAAAAGATGTCATAGGCATTGGATTGAATCGTCCCTATCAATTGGCCTATGATCACGGAGACCATAAAATATTCTTCAGTTACAACACAGGCAAAGACGATGAAGACTCCTTCGAAATTGGATATATTGAAAAAGGtcatataaaacataaagtaTTACCCAGCGTAGAAAATGGATTTGCAATAGCCATTGACAATAAAGATAATCTCGTTTATTTCGGAGGCAGTGAAGGCATCTACAAGCAGCACCTCAAAACTAATGGTAGTAAAGTAGAAAAAGTTATAAGCCACCATAACATTTGGGATATGTTTTTTAAACACCATctatatttcattgaatatcCATCGCAGAAATTATACAAGTGCGAACacgataaaactaaaataaaaatcgaacatCAAAAGGTCATacacgaaaaaat harbors:
- the LOC125070529 gene encoding MFS-type transporter SLC18B1-like is translated as MERDSEDTEESANLIDNSDDIRNRTVGNCNKVMASSSETIVFDSKMMKTSTHTEELAATWGGRCSLPDSGRLRRTHSWSGGPPHDDGQPSEIRILRERLVRTQAKLRPGAVRHLSRHQRLTLASLALVDFMSFCSMSIMAPFFPREATDKGLTETMCGIVFSFYAVVMFLTSPFFGKYLPKIGAKFMFTAGMFIAGSCNVLFGTLVLIEDTTTFTVLCFMVRGMEALGASAYSTASYVFVVNAFPDNIGSVLGILETFVGLGMSVGPAIGGLLYSIGGFGLPFYSLGIVMVLTVPINFFLLTDCDEYVSGSKTASILRLFKIPSIIITGLVIVIVSNTWAFLDPTLEPHLRQFGLSTKQIGLIFLLFSSLYGIFSPIWGWVADRVHSHWCMMVWGLILSSIGLLLLGPCPFIPGLPQDLWLDLVALSILGMSVALTLLPTFQGVLTSSIYEGGCPEALATYSAVAGVWSCCYSLGEVLGPALGGALAQQYGFPLCATLCAAACFTMAIVTLTFFSLRESSKWIEAESESNSIPYTDTTWNSNQFCRTQSAPESRFAESSPLIPPCSCSSRTAYYVFQTSSSKQVCFMHNKSKKSGSASISDIIAYFLKFQYMTDIYVRIRKAKAKKTRANIVSSNEELYQNYLENCDETDCPQHSNATDRNEGEAELNVNNNVIENGPTQNGENSYCSYLDKTIFGSAIMKMKKENIIIKRNNKGLVAKLVTFEEDKRPSDEILENNLQKVHFYEQSPECTTLEDIFDGCDCRDEVTYVRGTVTLSSTGACEV
- the LOC125072255 gene encoding ommochrome-binding protein-like → MKFLLIICLICVTSAKSNDSETSTEKKCEGIHVHDKFHKKDVIGIGLNRPYQLAYDHGDHKIFFSYNTGKDDEDSFEIGYIEKGHIKHKVLPSVENGFAIAIDNKDNLVYFGGSEGIYKQHLKTNGSKVEKVISHHNIWDMFFKHHLYFIEYPSQKLYKCEHDKTKIKIEHQKVIHEKIFQFAIDGDDDMFITNETGLYRIKNGTDHRIHYDGPKIYRAIEIDNKGVAHFSGQNGIFIVNKENDTLEKIAHIKNIFGLAFDNNNNIVYSDPHEIVKLLPEEC